A single region of the Nicotiana sylvestris chromosome 6, ASM39365v2, whole genome shotgun sequence genome encodes:
- the LOC138870725 gene encoding uncharacterized protein, which produces MTVVKNDNNELISTRTVTGWRICMDYRKLNLATRKDHFPLSFIDQMLDRLAGRSHFCFLDGYSGYNQICIAPEDREKTLFTCPYGIYAFRRMHFGLCNASATFQRCMMAIFTDMVEDIMEVFMDDFSVVSIQGVEKEAQHPSLLPPDWERPFEIMCDASDYAVGEVLGQRKDKIMHPIYYTNRTYLIEKKESKPRLIRWVLLLQEFNLEIHDRKGTENQVADHLSRLEGAEHSVETDDILETFPDEHLLTTSLEEVPWYTNFANYLTSGIVPYDLSSVQKKKCYRDYRIGVSPEIEQFSILQACPASAYGGHFGGVKMAAKALEAGFYWPTVFKDAHQWVKGCDEYYVSKWVEAATLPTNDARVVVGFLKKNIFTHFGTPRAIISDGGTHFCNRAFEKLLPKYDVRHKLNLDIEAAGTNRVTELHELDEFRFLAFESTRLYKERMKRLHDKNIVEQNFNPGDIVLLYNSRLRLFPGKLKSRWSGPFRVVEVLCSGAIEIGSAKDSHTFRVNGQRLKPYVGMDEPKKVLVIHLTEPQRSSEP; this is translated from the exons atgacggtggtaaaaaatgataacaatgagctgatctctacaagaaccgtcaccggctggagaatttgtatggactatagGAAATTGAAtctggccacccggaaagaccacttcccactttccTTTATTGATCAGATGCTTGACAGACTGGCAGGGAGGTCccacttctgttttctggatgggtactcagggtacaaccaaatctgcattgcaccagaggacagagagaagaccttattcacatgtccttatgggaTTTATGCCTTCCGGAGGATGCattttggcctatgcaatgcatccgccacattccaaaggtgcatgatggccatattcaccgATATGGTCgaagacataatggaggtgttcatggacgatttcTCAGTG GTTAGCATTcaaggagttgaaaaagaggcacaacacccatcattgttgccccccgACTGGGAGCGACCATTCGAAATCATGTGTGACGCCAGTGATTATGCAGTGGGGGAAGTGCTAGGACAGCGAAAAGATAAGATAATGCACCCAATTTACTACACCAATAGAAC gtacttgattgaaaAGAAGGAGTCCAAACcgcgcctgattcgttgggtgctgCTACTGCAAGAGTTCAACCTGGAGATTCATGATCGTAAGGGCACGGAAAACCAGGTTGCTGATCATCTATCGCGACTTGAAGGAGCTGAACACTCAGTTGAGACAGAcgatattctggaaacctttccagatgAGCATCTACTCACCACAAGCCTTGAGGAAGTACCATGGTATACAAACTTTGCAAATTACCTAAcaagcggtatagttccctatgacctttcctctgtgCAAAAGAAAAAGTGTTACCGTGACTACCGCAT AGGTGTGtcccccgagatagaacaatttTCTATTTTGCAGGCATGTCCCGCATCGGCATATGGCGGACATTTTGGAGGAGTCAAGATGGCAGCAAAAGCTTTAGAAGCTGGGTTCTACtggccaacagtgtttaaggatgcacatcaatgggtgaagggctgtgATGAAT attacgtgtccaaatgggtggaagctgcaacactccccaccaatgatgcaagagtggtggtggggtttttgaagaagaatatattcacccatTTCGGGACCCCGAGAGCtattatcagtgacggaggcactcacttctgcaatCGAGCCTTCGAGAAATTGCTACCAAAGTATgatgtgcgccacaag CTAAATCTGGATATTGAGGCTGCGGGAACAAATAgagtcacagaattgcatgagctagACGAGTTCCGATTTCTTGCTTTCGAGAGCACGAGGttgtacaaggagagaatgaagaggttgcacgatAAGAACATTGTTGAGCAAAATTTTAATCCCGGAGACATAgtgttgctttataactcaagattaaggctatttccaggtaaactcaagtcacgatggtctggaccatttcggGTGGTCGAAGTGCTCTGTTCAGGTGCCATAGAGATTGGCTCAGCAAAAGATTCccatacatttagagtcaatgggcaaagATTGAAACCATATGTGGGCATGGATGAACCCAAGAAAGTGTTAGTGATCCatctgactgaacctcagaggtcgagcgagccttaa